Within the Prosthecobacter debontii genome, the region GGAGGATACCTTTTTTGCCGAGTTCTCGGCCGTGGCTTCTGGTGTGGGGCCTAACCAAGTGTGCTATGCCATCGATGCGGGGGATGTCCGTGGCTTGTTCGTGTATGATCTGGCGGAGAAGTATGAGCGCCGTGTCTTGCATGGGCCGAGGCATCGCTTCGCCGCTCTGGATGTGCGGCAGGAGGAGGGGACGCAGGTCTGGCTGGTGGCGGCGGCCCAGGATCATGGAGATAGCCGGATCGGCCTCTTCCGGCCTGATGTCGGCGGTGGAGTGCAGGAGCTTACGGAGGGGGACTCTCTGGATTCCTACCCCTGTTGGTTGCCCGAGGGACAGCGGGGCTTTGTCTATCAGACCAGCGGCATCGCCCGGCAGGCTCATGGCCCGGAGTGGGCGGGCCTGGGTCCGGCCTCCCTTCAGCGCATCCACCTGGACACAGGGAGCCTGGAGACGGTGGCGGAGGATGACCGCTATGATTTCCTCTGCCCAGCCTATGGGCGTGACGGATCTCTGTATTATCTGAAGCGGCCCTACGTGCCTTTCCACCGAGTGCCGCTGTGGCAGCAAGGGCTGGACGTGCTCTTGTTTCCTTTCCGTCTGCTGCGGGCGGTGGTGGCGTTTTTGAATGTGTTTTCCGTGTTCTTTTCTGGCAAGCCGCTGCAGACAGCAGGGCAGGGGCCACGGCGCGAGGGGCCGGACCCGAAAGCGGTCTTCCTGCACGGACGCTGGGTGCGGATGGAAAAGCAGATGCGGGATGCTGCCGTGGATGAGATGACCTCCGCCGTGCCGAAGAACTGGGAACTCATCCGCCAGACGCCGGAGGGACTCACGACGTCTGTGCTGACCGGCGTCATGGCTTTCACCGTGGCATCGGACGGCAGTCTGATCTACTCCAATGGCCGTGGCGTCTGGGCCGTGGATGGCCAGGGCGGCAAGCCCGTGAAACTCAGCAGCCGCAGCCTCGTCACCGCCCTCTGTGTGGTGGAGGGGGACAGCCCTCCCGCCGCTGCCCACACCTGACCGAATCTTCTGAGGCGGACGCAAGCTCAAAGATGGATCGCGACCCCAACCTTTCATTGACGAGGCGGACGTTGGGGCCTCAGTAAGGGCCTGATCAGCGGTGCACTCATCGAGCCAAAAACTCCCTATGAACGCTCTCTCCCCCCGACTTCTCCTCCTCGCCCTGCCGTGTTGCTTGCTCATCAGTTGTGCCACCAGCACACGGTATGTGGAGGTGACGGTGCCGGAGGGCAGCCGCCTCGGCGGCGGGGGCAGGTTTGAGATCACGCAGGTGACGGATGCGCGGCGGTTTGAAACGAATCCCGATGAACCCTCCACCCCCTCCATCGGTGGGCAGACGAAGAAGGGCACGCCGCAGGAGCGCATCGTCGGGCGGCAGCGCGGCAGCTTCGGCCAGGCGTTTGGCAATGTGCTCCTGGTGCAGGGGCAGACCGTGCCGGAGCGTGTGCAGGCGCTGCTCACAGAGGGCCTAGCCCGGCGTGGCCATAGCCTAGCAGCGGGCGGCATCCCGCTGCAGGTGGAGGTGCAGCAGTTTTGGGCCTGGATGAATCCCGGTATGTGGACCATCACCCTGGAGGCAAAGATCGAGTGCGTGGTGCACCTGCGCGGCGGGCGTCAGCTCCGGGTGCGCGGTCATGGCGAGAACTACTGCCAAGCTGCCACGGATACGAACTGGCGCCAAGCCTATGAGTTCACCGTGGAGGACTTCCTGAAAAACCTCAGCACCGAGCTGGATGCGGCGGGGTATTGACTTTGGGGCGAACCTGCCCCCCGGCCTCCAGAGTTGAATTCGTGATGATTTTCCCATCCGGCGGCGGGTGAAAGAGACGTGGGTGGGCACTTTCTCTGCCTTGTTTTGTCACACTCGTCGTGGGAGGGTGTAGTTGAGGAACAGCGTGCGGGTTTGCTCATGGCCTGTCCAGGGGTTAGGCGGCACGCGGTTGTCTCTGCCGTTTCTTGATTTATTGGATTTTTTGTTATGCCTGATTCTGACGTCGTCGAGTCCCTTCAATTACGCTCTGCTGAGCTGGACATGATCATGCGTGCGGCCCCGCCGCCTCAGATGCCTGAGCCAGCGCAGTTGCCCCTGGCGGATCTGCTGGCGGATGATCAGGCCCAGTGGGCCTTCTCCAAAGATGGGGCCAATGGCGCGATGCTGGTGCGGTCTGCAAATGAACCGACCGGGGGGGCTGCGATCAAGGTGGAGAAGTCCTTCGTGGCCAATGGCGTGAGCAAGAACGCGCAAATGATGGAGGCCTTCTTCGGGGAGGCCACAGGGGAAGCTCCTTTTGCAGCGCCGCGGGTCACCTTGATCTCGGCGGCCGATCTGGCTCAGGAGCCGGAGCTGGCACGCCAGCTCACGAATCGATTGGAGAACCTACGCGAGGGCGGCGTGCATGATCCGGTGCGTGTGGAGGGCCAGATCGATCAATTGAAAAACGTGGAGCAGGGGCAGGCCGTGGTGGTGAAGATGGAATTCGCCCAGGGGCAGCAGATCAATAAGATGCCGCTGGCGGACCGCGTGGCGCTCGTGCAGTCGGATGCCTTTCCCCAGGCTCTCGGCAAGTCTCTGCCGGTCTTCACCGCCATGGGCATGAACGATCACCTGGGCCTGATCGAAACGAACTTCAAGAACAACGCGGCTAACTTGATGTTTGACACCGAGACCGGTCAGCTCTCAGCCATCGACTTCTCCCCCGGCATGCAGTTCGATCCTGACAATCCTCAAGCGGAGGCGGGGATCATCTTTTCGGAACCGGAGGCGGAGAAGTCCATCAAGCGGCTGAATAACTTCCTCGAGCGCTCGCTGAAAGACGAGGCCAGCTTTGAGGAAGCGGTGCAGCGCATGGCCGAGGGGAGACCCACGGCGCTGACCCCGGCCATGCAGGCCTTCGTGCAGCCGATGGCGGAGGTTCATATGTTCGAGCCTGGCGATGAGGCCGTGGTGGAGGAATTCATCTCCATGGAGGACAAAAGACGCTTTGCCGCGAATCTCATCCTCGGCGCGGCGAAAGGGATGGATTACCTGAGTCAAAATGAAGCTGTCCTACGTCAGGCCACAGAGCAGTGCTATGAGCAGGTGAATGGCCGGGAGCTGCAGCACATCCATAGCCGTGCCTCTCTGGAGGCCATGGGAGCTGAACTGCAGAGAGTGAACGGCCCCGAGCTCGTCGCTAAGGCCGAGCTTCACTCCGCCCCCCTGCGTCTGGCCGCCATGAATCAGCAGGCTGGCCCGCTGAAGGTCGCGCTGGACCAGGCGAATGCCAAGCTGGACCGACTGGAGAACAAACCGTCGCTCAAAGATCGGGTCAACTTCCTGGTCAAGGGGCGGGATGAGGTGATCCAGCAGGCCCGGCAGCAGCAGGTGAATCTCCAGCTCCAGGCGGAGGAGATGGTGAAAGAAAGCCACCACCTGATGAATCGCCAAAGTGAGGCCCAGCACCAGCAGGCCCAGGCTGAGAAATTGAAAGCCGCCCCGAACGGCGTGGATGGTGCCCCGGTGGTGAAGCGCTTGCGTGATGATGTGGCGGTGGCTGACATCGCCAAGCACCATCCTGAGGGGCATCACCCCGTGCAGGACGTCGCCGCGAAAGAAGCGCCGCGTCATCTGCGCGAGGAAATGGCCGCCGAGCGCGCCAAGTCCCAGCGAGGCGCCGTGGCCGATGATGCCCGCATGGAAATCAAGACCCCGAAGCCGAACATCCCGAGAAATCCGGGGAAAATCTGAGGGACTGGGGGCAAGGGGAGATCAAGGTGAACATCGCTACAAGTTTGTCCAGATCGAGGTCTGCAAACGGCGGTTCAGTGCACCTTGATCAAGCCCTCTTGATTTTTGGAAAACTGAGGCCCGAAGGGATGCACCATCGCAGACGCGGCAGCGTCCCGGAGTGCGGTGGCAAGCGATGAAGCGCGACACCGCTCTGGTGGGGGCGAGAGAAGTGATTGATTCTGGCCTAACGGGAAGTGTTGATATTGGTTGAGGGAGGACTCAAGACGTGGGTTTTACCTCCTCGGTTATTTCGCTTCGACCCAGAGCGGTGTCGGCGAGACAAGGGCTTGTGCCTTGTCTCTCTGCCACCGCACTCCGGGACGCTCCGCGATGGCGTCAGTAGGGTTTAACCAAAAGAAAAACCCCTCGGTGCAGGGTGCACACGAGGGGCTGAGGCGAGGGGTGAGAGGGAGTTAACCCTGGATCACGCGGGTGCCGGCGATGAAGTCGTGGATGCAGCGGCGCTCGGCTCCGAAGATGAAGCACACATCAATGAGGCCGTAGAAGGGGATGATGGCCCCGGGGATGGCATTGACGATGCCGCGCAGCAGGAAGGCGCGGACGAAGCCGGCGTTGCTATCGTCCAGGTTATTGACGATGCGGATGCCGAGCATCTTTTTACCCAGGGTCTGCCCCTTCACGCTGAGGAGGTAGATGGTGTAAATCATGAGCAGGACGAAAAGAAAGCCGGTAAAGCCGATGAGGCCCATGGCGAGGGGCGGGACGGTTTCCACATCACCGCTCTCGACAGTCTCCAGCATCGGCATGGCGATGAGGGCGGGGACGGCCAGGACGAGGGCGATGAGGCCATCCAGCATGGCGGCACCGAAGCGCTGACCGAGGCTGGCCAAGGGCAGGCGGGAGGCAAAATTCGTGCGGATGTCGGAGCTCGGCGGGGCGTAGGGATTGGCGCTGGCGGGGGGGGGTGAAGAGCGGTGCGGGGGCTGCGGCGGCGACGGCCACGGGGGCCGGCTGGGTAAAGACGGCACCGATGGGTTTCCACTCGGCCATGCCCTCGGCCCAGCACAGGTCAGAGGGCAGGAAGCGGCCGCTGTTGAGGCTGTTTTGGACTTCGTGTTCGGAGTAGGTGCCTTGCTGTTGGCCGTCGCGCGCGATGTGGTAGGTCATGGGGAATCGGGAGTGAATGAAGGATGGAACTAACCGGCGGTGTTTTCCTTATGATGAAGCGCGTGGGGTGTCAAGACAGAGCGGGGGAGGGGAAGTCGGAGGTTAAAGTTTGGGGCGGTGGCTGCCGGGGGCGACTTTGGGCTCGTTGTGCTGGTTGGCGTTGCTCTGGTTGTTGAGGATGTTTTGTCCTGCGTTTTGGGAGCGTCCCTGTTTGACTTCGGTTTTCCAGCTGTCTCCGGTGCTCTGGAGGTATGAGGGTATGGGTTCCCCCAGTTGCTGATGGTTGTCGATGAGTTTATCTTTGGTTTTGTCGAGCTTGGCTTCGATCTTCTTTAGATCCGCCTGCATTTGACCGCGTTGGTGTTCGAGCTGCTCTCGAAGAGCTTCGTTTCGCTCGTTCTTGGGAAGGAATTTCAATCGATCCTCCACCTCGCGCAGTTCTTTTTTGGTTTCATGGCGTTCGATTTTTTGAGCGCCGTATTCATTGGCGAGCTTCACAGTGCTGGCTTGGAGATTGGCCTTGTGGGAAGCCACGGCGTTTTGCTCGATCTGGGGCTTGAGGGACTCCACCGACTTTTCCAGGGCGGCATCCAGGGCTTTGCCGGTTTGCACTTTTTCCTTGAGGGCATCGGCGAGTTCTTTTTGGGCGCGTTCAATGGCCGCCGGGGATGAGGCTCGGGCCCAGCCGCCCGCGCCTTGTTGCGGGTTCTGGACCTCGGCGAGCTGTTGGCGGGCTTGCTGCACTCTGTTTTCGGCGGCTTCGTGCTTGGCGATCGCGTCTGGCACGCCTGCCTGTGCTACGTTGGGATATTCGTGGGTGCTCGGGTCGGTGCGGAATTTTTCTTTGAGGGCGGTTTTTTCGATCTGGTATTGCTCCAGCGGGGTGGGCACGAGCTGGGTTTTCTCCGGCCCGGTGATGACCTCGCGCTGCTGATAGCGGGCGTTCATGAGGTCGGTCTTTTGCTGCTCGATGGCGACGCTGCCGAGGTAGGAGGTGCGGGGGGCTCCATTCAGTTCATTGGTCGTGTGGGCACCTTCCTGGCGATAAGCGACCGGGGTGTTGGCGCGTTTTTGGGCGATGTCTTGATCAATGACGCCCTGCTGGTGTTGGAGGGTTTTTTCAAAGGTGTTTTTGTCAAATTCTGGGACGATGCGGCCCTCCTGACGCATGGTCTGGATGTGGCCCTGCATTTCCACCAGCCGCTGCTGGGCTCCCTCGATGGCGGTTTCAGAGATTTTGCCTGCAGGATCTGGGCAGAGGTCATTGGCCTGGCGCATGGCATCCCCCAGGGCCTCGGGCGTCATGGCCTCGATTTTGGCGGCGGTCTCTTCATGCATGTAGAGCGGGGGATTCCGCACGGCTTTGGTGGCCAGCATGTTGTCCTTCAGCATCTCGGCACGGCTGACTTCAGGCAGGGCGAGGTCATTATCGATGCCGGTGACTTTCCCAGTCTGGGGATCGACGAAGATGTTACCTGCGTGGCGGTCGATCTGGCCGGTGATGTAGTCCAGGGCTTCGAGGTCGGAGAGGCCGCGCTGGATCTCCGGGCGGTCGTATTTCACGTCCAGCACCTTTTCCATATCCATCAGGCTTTCCGGGCGCTGTAGCACGGCGACACCAGGGGCGCGGCCACTGATGCTGAGGGGCTGCCCCTCGGCAGAGAGGCCGTGTTTTTCCTCAGAGAGGATATTGAGGTCGAGGGCCTTGTCGATCTGGGAGCAGATGACGGCGCGGTTGTTCAGGGTGGCCAGCTTGGGGGTGAGCACTCCGTAGTCGGGCACGACATCGACTTTTTGGGGATCGATGTTTTTGGTGATCTGATCGGTCTGCTGCGCGGTGAAGAAAAGCGGGGCTGCATTGCCGGCATTCTGGAGGTCTTTGCCCAGGCGGTCTTCCAGCTTGGTTTTGAGCTGTTCGGCCGCTTCAGGGCTCCCGGCACTGGCGATCTGCTGGCGGAGGTTGGAGGCGCTGGTGCCAAAGCTGCGCTTGGCAAAAGCATCTCCTTCACCATGAGAGCCGATGGCTTGGTTGGAGGTGACGTGGAAGACCTCGCTGGCTTGCAGGCCGGCCATGCCGGAGTCGGCCTTGACGGTGGGGGTGAGTTGGTCCCCCACGACGTAGGGTGTGTCTTGCGGTTCGTAGGTGGTGGGCATGGCTGGGAAAGGGATGGGGGAGGCGGAGACGACTCGGGACTGTGTTGCCGCCTGGGTTAACGGGTCAAGGCGGGATTAGCCGGTCTGGCTGCAAGTGTGACAAATCCAATCGATGAGGAGGTGATCATGCATGTCGACAGAAGAGGTAAGCTGGTCTGGGCCTAACAAAAAGCCCGCTCACGGTGAGGTG harbors:
- a CDS encoding RDD family protein translates to MPSLPSRPPWPSPPQPPHRSSPPPASANPYAPPSSDIRTNFASRLPLASLGQRFGAAMLDGLIALVLAVPALIAMPMLETVESGDVETVPPLAMGLIGFTGFLFVLLMIYTIYLLSVKGQTLGKKMLGIRIVNNLDDSNAGFVRAFLLRGIVNAIPGAIIPFYGLIDVCFIFGAERRCIHDFIAGTRVIQG